A part of Aspergillus flavus chromosome 1, complete sequence genomic DNA contains:
- a CDS encoding BIG/ATPase V1 complex, subunit S1 produces the protein MHLSSFSLLALGAATANAFRDTSPFFLASTSEILSTSSQLKTAPSLLDDLSSKLSSCPSDYYVIASQPGVHSTDFATRKSAPRLGAKMTGKDKTIRSTATVNEVVGVLEAKQIQSIIEKECGAQTTVIDGSSGSYPSDFGADPRVLFINFPVLPLGKERAQQLSDNDGLLSDIIERIPSSKKYTILYVTSPREFGESDSVIYQSETDPYQDPVHMDLKRDFAAHSRRSEPASNKSLFQEYQYLTPGLFMGLMATFVFIMILYVGFSALASLEVPYAAFEKDTSASVQKKQQ, from the exons ATGCATTTGAGCAGCTTCTCGTTGCTTGCTCTGGGAGCAGCAACCGCTAATGCCTTCCGTGACACCTCGCCCTTCTTCCTTGCATCGACGTCTGA GATCCTCTCTACTTCATCCCAGCTTAAAACCGCGCCGTCCTTGCTAGATGACCTCTCCTCGAAGCTTAGCTCGTGTCCCTCCGACTACTATGTCATTGCTTCCCAACCCGGTGTTCATAGCACCGACTTCGCGACTCGCAAGTCCGCACCCCGCCTGGGCGCGAAGATGACAGGAAAGGATAAGACTATCCGATCGACTGCGACTGTGAACGAAGTTGTGGGCGTGCTTGAAGCGAAGCAGATTCAAAGCATTATCGAGAAGGAATGTGGGGCGCAAACTACTGTTATCGATGGTTCCT CTGGCTCTTATCCATCCGACTTTGGCGCCGACCCCCGAGTcctttttattaatttccCAGTGCTTCCTCTGGGTAAGGAGAGGGCTCAGCAGCTTTCTGACAATG ATGGCCTTCTTTCTGATATCATCGAACGGATACCTTCGTCGAAGAAGTACACCATTCTCTACGTAACATCACCTAGGGAATTCGGGGAGTCCGACTCGGTTATTTATCAATCCGAAACTGATCCCTACCAAGATCCCGTTCACATGGATTTGAAACGAGATTTTGCGGCGCATAGTCGTCGCTCGGAGCCTGCATCTAACAAGTCACTCTTCCAAGAGTATCAGTACCTCACACCAG GTCTCTTCATGGGACTCATGGCAACCTTTGTCTTCATTATGATTTTGTATGTCGGCTTCAGCGCCCTTGCCAGCCTGGAAGTCCCTTATGCCGCTTTTGAAAAGGACACGTCCGCCAGTGtgcagaagaagcagcagtGA
- a CDS encoding putative small molecule transporter (protein-ER retention protein), whose product MGPDQHAQLDRFSLFLPFPYRVAVILVAGFWGWGVNLQYLLKKNIDVPALIRYPARHSSSQRPHHVSTYHLATLLTVPLLLSLLIFWAATHGSTEKVESLDFIPQSYLIIFFIILLLPFNRLARSGRHRLFVTLKRISIGGLAEAQDGKFGDILLADALTSYAKVLADLVVTFCMFFTSGVSSTSKPDRKCGHDWVIPLVVAIPSIIRFRQCLIEYVRVRRAGFKLENQGGQHLANALKYATALPVIYLTSKLRNYNPLESYGYSEMSLSRVLYLCTFVNSAYSFYWDVTKDWDLTLLTSARRDAHHPYGLRRHRHFADRQYYLAILVDLAIRFSWLSRFMPGFVWLCETEVGIWLLMFLEVARRWMWIFLRVETESVRNSRGPAPNDILLGEFNGKLDAD is encoded by the exons ATGGGTCCTGATCAACATGCTCAATTGGATCGCTTcagtctctttcttccttttccctaTCGTGTGGCCGTGATTTTGGTTGCAG GCTTCTGGGGTTGGGGGGTCAATCTCCAATATCTTCTCAAGAAGAACATT GATGTCCCCGCGCTCATCCGATATCCTGCCCGTCACTCTTCGTCCCAGCGACCCCACCACGTCTCGACATACCACCTAGCTACTCTCTTGACAGTCCCCCTTCTGCTCTCACTACTTATATTCTGGGCCGCGACCCATGGCTCTACTGAGAAGGTCGAATCGCTGGATTTTATTCCACAGTCATACCTcattatcttcttcataatcctccttctccctttcaACCGTCTTGCACGCTCTGGTAGACATCGCTTGTTCGTGACTCTGAAGCGGATCAGCATTGGTGGATTAGCAGAAGCCCAAGATGGGAAATTTGGAGATATTCTACTTGCCGACGCGCTGACTAGCTATGCTAAAGTACTAGCGGACTTGGTTGTCACTTTCTGCATGTTCTTTACCTCGGGTGTTTCCAGCACATCCAAGCCGGATCGCAAGTGCGGACACGATTGGGTGATCCCCCTGGTCGTTGCTATTCCGAGTATCATTCGATTTCGGCAGTGTTTGATTGAATATGTGCGTGTACGTCGAGCTGGTTTTAAACTGGAAAATCAGGGCGGCCAGCACCTCGCCAACGCTCTGAAATACGCCACAGCACTGCCCGTCATCTACCTTACCTCCAAATTGAGGAACTATAACCCTCTGGAGAGCTACGGATATAGCGAAATGAGTCTGTCACGAGTATT ATACTTGTGCACCTTTGTCAACTCTGCTTACTCTTTCTACTGGGACGTCACCAAAGATTGGGACTTGACTCTCCTAACTTCAGCGCGCCGCGACGCACATCATCCTTACGGATTACGCCGGCACCGCCATTTTGCTGATCGGCAATACTATCTTGCTATTCTTGTAGATCTGGCTATTCGGTTTTCATGGTTATCCAGGTTTATGCCTGGCTTTGTCTGGCTTTGCGAGACGGAGGTGGGCATTTGGTTGCTCATGTTCCTTGAAGTCGCACGTCGGTGGATGTGGATCTTCTTGCGTGTGGAGACCGAATCTG TCAGGAACAGCCGTGGACCGGCCCCTAATGACATTCTTCTCGGTGAATTCAACGGCAAATTGGATGCGGACTGA
- a CDS encoding Pam16-domain-containing protein: protein MAHRLVSQVVVTGARVFGRAFAEAYKQASATGKYKAVKGNGGSSFSSSGLTLDEACKILNVKPPQGGETNLEHVMERFKKLFDLNDPQKGGSFYLQSKILRARERIEMELRQAERKAAQEKELREGWKPKVYKD, encoded by the exons ATG GCCCACCGTCTCGTTTCCCAGGTCGTCGTTACGGGCGCCCGAGTCTTCGGTCGAGCCTTCGCCGAGGCCTACAAGCAGGCATCCGCTACCGGCAAGTATAAAGCAGTCAAGGGCAATGGTGGAAGCAGCTTCTCTTCATCCGGTTTGACCCTCGATGAGGCTTGCAAAATTCTTAATGTGAAGCCTCCCCAGGGTGGTGAGACCAATTTGGAACATGTGATGGAACGATTCAAGAAGCTGTTCGATTTGAATGACCCACAGAAGGGGGGCAGTTTCTACCTTCAGAGCAAGATTCTTCGTGCGCGGGAAAGGATAGAGATGGAACTCCGCCAGGCTGAACGGAAAGCTGCCCAAGAGAAGGAATTACGCGAAGGCTGGAAGCCCAAGGTTTACAAGGATTAA
- a CDS encoding putative copper amine oxidase — protein MSFTSQETTSTTSGKLHPFDPVRPEEIRLAVRILEASFPGVPLRYNRIDIHEPIKQDVIPYIEAERLGKPLPPRPARLLYSYFSRVDTGVCIKALMNADTKSLIYAKEFPEGVQQQPPMDVDEIAGIEEHCMQHPAVLAEIEKLKLPPGMTVCNDPWMYGTDDPNEKRRLFQCFMYIVEVDHPENNHYSLPCKFSPVFDARTKELVRMDYLPGGADHQTVETQPWVPVKAVQYAPELLDEPLRTDLKPYIVQQPQGASFSVDGNSVYWQKWRFRVGFNNREGLVLHNITYDKRNVFYRLNVSEMTVPYGDPRAPYHRKQAFDVGDVGFGLNANQLSLGCDCLGHIKYFDGYRSDSKGNPVLLKNIICMHEQDNGLQYKHTNYRSNAATVKRNRQLVLQMICTVANYEYIFAYIFDQAGNVELEVRATGILSTVPFDNLNGETVPWGTNVGPGVMAPYHQHMFSLRIDPAIDGFNNTVYYEDSVPLPEDENNPYLVGYTTEQTVIRKSSSANTDVNRHRVFKIRNDNVINPITYKPVSYKLMAAPSQMLLLPKHAVGHQRAEFASKPIWVTKYQDNELFAAGEFTNQSKKADGVETWVQRNDDTENEDVVLWHTFGLTHNPRIEDFPVMPMERISVMLRPDGFFTKNPALDVPPSSQAFNKSTLHPEPAPAAACCSGVGGSKAKLYKRVD, from the exons ATGTCATTCACATCTCAAGAGACCACATCCACAACTTCGGGGAAACTTCACCCGTTTGACCCCGTACGACCAGAAGAGATTAGACTTGCTGTTCGCATTCTAGAAGCATCATTTCCTGGTGTTCCATTGCGCTACAACCGCATTGATATTCACGAGCCCATTAAGCAAGATGTCATTCCCTATATTGAGGCAGAACGGCTAGGAAAGCCTCTCCCACCCAGACCAGCACGACTTTTGTATTCCTACTTCAGCCGTGTCGACACAGGTGTCTGCATCAAAGCCTTGATGAATGCTGATACAAAGTCTCTCATCTACGCAAAAGAGTTCCCAGAGGGAGTGCAG CAACAGCCACCaatggatgttgatgaaattGCTGGTATCGAAGAGCACTGCATGCAACACCCAGCAGTACTCGCAGAAattgagaagctcaagctgCCCCCTGGCATGACAGTCTGCAATGACCCATGGATGTACGGAACTGACGACCCCAACGAGAAACGGCGACTCTTCCAATGCTTCATGTATATTGTAGAGGTAGACCACCCTGAGAACAACCATTACTCTCTACCTTGCAAGTTCTCTCCTGTCTTTGATGCCCGCACAAAGGAATTAGTCCGTATGGATTATCTTCCCGGTGGCGCAGATCATCAGACAGTCGAGACTCAGCCGTGGGTACCCGTCAAAGCAGTTCAGTATGCCCCGGAACTTCTAGACGAACCACTCCGGACGGATCTCAAGCCATACATTGTTCAGCAGCCTCAGGGTGCTTCCTTCTCGGTTGATGGCAACTCCGTTTACTGGCAGAAATGGCGCTTCAGGGTCGGATTCAATAACCGGGAGGGTCTCGTTCTCCACAACATCACATATGACAAGCGCAACGTCTTCTACCGTCTGAACGTCTCAGAAATGACCGTGCCTTATGGCG ACCCCCGAGCTCCCTACCACCGCAAGCAGGCCTTTGACGTGGGCGACGTCGGCTTCGGCCTCAACGCCAACCAACTCTCCCTAGGCTGCGACTGTCTAGGCCatattaaatattttgaCGGATACAGATCCGACTCGAAGGGTAACCCCGTTCTGTTGAAGAATATAATCTGCATGCACGAACAAGACAACGGCCTGCAATACAAGCACACAAACTACCGCTCAAACGCAGCAACCGTCAAGCGCAACCGCCAGCTCGTCCTCCAGATGATCTGCACCGTCGCAAACTACGAATACATCTTCGCCTATATCTTCGACCAGGCCGGAAACGTCGAGCTTGAGGTTCGTGCAACAGGTATTCTGTCCACCGTTCCCTTCGACAACCTGAACGGCGAGACCGTCCCCTGGGGTACCAACGTCGGCCCTGGCGTCATGGCCCCCTACCATCAACACATGTTCTCCCTCCGTATCGACCCCGCAATCGACGGCTTCAATAACACCGTCTACTACGAAGATAGCGTGCCGCTTCCCGAGGACGAGAATAACCCTTACCTGGTCGGCTATACCACGGAACAGACCGTGATCCGCAAGTCCAGCTCCGCAAACACAGACGTTAACCGTCACCGCGTCTTTAAGATCCGTAACGACAACGTCATCAACCCCATCACCTACAAGCCCGTCTCATACAAACTCATGGCAGCGCCTAGCCAAATGCTTCTGCTCCCGAAGCACGCAGTGGGACACCAGCGGGCCGAATTCGCCAGCAAGCCGATCTGGGTCACGAAGTACCAGGACAATGAACTATTCGCCGCGGGCGAGTTCACGAACCAGAGCAAGAAGGCCGATGGTGTCGAGACCTGGGTCCAGAGAAACGACGATACAGAGAATGAGGACGTGGTCCTTTGGCACA CTTTCGGTCTCACTCATAACCCTCGTATTGAGGATTTCCCTGTCATGCCCATGGAACGTATTAGTGTTATGCTTCGGCCGGATGGCTTCTTTACCAAGAACCCGGCTCTGGATGTGCCACCTTCGTCTCAGGCATTCAATAAGTCGACTCTTCACCCCGAGCCAGCGCCGGCTGCGGCATGCTGCTCTGGTGTTGGAGGCAGCAAGGCAAAACTTTACAAGCGTGTTGACTGA
- a CDS encoding putative tropomyosin yields MDKIKERMNALRLEADEAHEKTEELKNRVKTLEQENLAKEQEITSLNHRNQLLEGEVEKLETALKEAKDAATQSAQHDTQNETLQRRLQLLEEELEAADKTTRETVEKLRQTDVKAGHYERKVQALESSRDEWESKYEEMAKKYAELQKDLHDLEVSISNV; encoded by the exons Atggacaagatcaaggag AGAATGAACGCCCTCCGCCTGGAGGCTGACGAGGCCCACGAGAAGACcgaggagttgaagaataGGGTCAAGACGCTGGAACAGGAGAACCTGGCGAAGGAACAGGAGATCACATCCCTCAACCACCGCAACCAGCTTCTTGAGGGTGAGGTGGAAAAGTTGGAAACCGCTCTCAAGGAGGCTAAGGATGCTGCCACTCAGAGCGCTCAGCACGACACTCAGAACGAAACCCTTCAGAGACGCTTGCAGCTCTTGGAAGAGGAGCTCGAGGCTGCCGACAAGACTACCAGGGAGACAGTTGAGAA GCTCCGCCAAACCGACGTTAAAGCCGGCCATTACGAGCGCAAAGTGCAGGCCCTTGAGTCGTCTCGTGATGAGTGGGAAAGCAAGTATGAGGAaatggcgaagaagtacGCCGAGTTGCAGAAGGATCTCCACGACTTGGAAGTTTCTATAAGCAATGTTTAA
- a CDS encoding cyclopropane fatty acid synthase (cyclopropane-fatty-acyl-phospholipid synthase, putative) produces the protein MAETKIHPQSPEEFEFIETPPASCTTPAEPCGVRTTSYPAIKNAPVPADSPGSDSFSNILLFSLLLLIPWYLARQVGGGFYTTIFFAIFTTIPILMAFWSVASSISPRKTEKAKYAGRPVEHYLHFHSEHDRAAYRGKSKIPMEVFYEKYFNGEVDFKGDALECLEFRHDWANFRFTMGLFKHFLFGFIPEMLMHTRSQDEEQVRDHYDRGDDFYAWFLGPRMIYTSGVISDPDREETLEELQDNKLAVVCEKIGLKPGDTVLDLGCGWGTLAKYASVHYGAQVTGITLGRNQTAWGNNGLRKAGIEDSQSRIMCLDYRDAPRVDGGYKKITCLEMAEHVGVRHFTTFLSQVYDMLDDDGVFFLQIAGLRKSWQYEDLIWGLFMNKYIFPGADASTPLGFVVDRLEAAGFEIKAVDTIGVHYSATLWRWYRNWMGNREKVEAKYGKRWFRIWEYFLASSTITSRQGGATCWQLTLVKNINSTHRIEGINTQYGLKGARQAAIDSVGHGAVPSAHVTPKA, from the exons ATGGCTGAGACGAAGATCCATCCTCAGTCCCCTGAGGAGTTCGAGTTCATTGAAACTCCCCCTGCCTCCTGCACTACTCCCGCTGAGCCCTGTGGTGTGAGGACAACGTCG TACCCGGCCATCAAAAATGCCCCCGTCCCAGCGGATTCTCCGGGCAGTGATAGCTTCTccaacatcctcctcttctctttgcttctGCTCATCCCATGGTATCTGGCCCGCCAGGTCGGTGGTGGTTTCTAcaccaccatcttcttcgcaATCTTCACCACTATCCCTATTTTGATGGCTTTCTGGTCCGTCGCTTCATCCATCTCCCCCCGCAAGACCGAAAAGGCCAAGTATGCTGGCCGCCCCGTCGAACACTACCTGCACTTCCACAGCGAGCATGACCGTGCTGCCTACCGTGGAAAGAGCAAGATTCCCATGGAGGTTTTCTACGAGAAGTACTTCAACGGTGAGGTAGACTTCAAGGGTGACGCCTTGGAGTGCCTCGAGTTCCGCCACGATTGGGCCAACTTCCGCTTCACCATGGGCCTTTTCAAGCACTTCCTCTTCGGTTTCATCCCCGAGATGCTGATGCACACCCGCTCCCAAG ATGAGGAGCAGGTCCGTGATCATTATGACCGTGGTGATGATTTCTACGCTTGGTTCTTGGGCCCACGCATGATCTACACCTCCGGTGTTATTAGTGATCCCGATCGGGAGGAGACCCTAGAGGAGCTGCAGGACAACAAGCTGGCTGTGGTTTGTGAGAAGATTGGCCTGAAGCCCGGAGACACCGTCCTCGATCTTGGCTGTGGCTGGGGTACTCTGGCCAAGTATGCTTCCGTCCACTATGGCGCCCAGGTTACCGGTATCACTCTTGGTCGTAACCAGACTGCCTGGGGTAACAATGGCCTTCGTAAGGCCGGTATTGAGGACTCCCAGAGCCGTATTATGTGCTTGGACTACCGTGACGCTCCTCGCGTTGACGGCGGCTACAAGAAGATCACTTGCCTGGAGATGGCTGAGCATGTCGGTGTGCGTCACTTCACTACTTTCTTATCTCAGGTTTATGATATGCTGGACGACGACGgtgttttcttcctccagatTGCTGGTCTCCGTAAGTCCTGGCAGTACGAGGATCTCATCTGGGGTCTCTTCATGAACAAGTATATCTTCCCTGGTGCCGACGCTAGCACCCCTCTTGGATTTGTTGTCGACCGTCTGGAGGCCGCTGGTTTTGAGATCAAGGCTGTAGACACCATTGGTGTCCACTACTCTGCTACTCTCTGGCGCTGGTACCGTAACTGGATGGGCAACCGTGAGAAGGTTGAGGCCAAGTATGGCAAGAGATGGTTCAGA ATCTGGGAATACTTCCTTGCTTCTTCGACCATCACCTCCCGTCAGGGTGGTGCCACCTGCTGGCAGCTCACTCTTGTCAAGAACATCAACTCCACCCACCGTATCGAGGGTATCAACACTCAGTACGGCCTTAAGGGTGCCCGTCAGGCTGCTATCGACTCTGTCGGTCACGGCGCCGTGCCTAGTGCTCACGTCACTCCCAAGGCATAA
- a CDS encoding C6 transcription factor, with product MNQLDTAANVSGRNPVQSTTRKRARREGSKWTRSGCLTCKKRRKRCDEAKPSCRSCVRLGLTCEGYGSMWAEPLKPSAEIFQQVLPPKRRRVSPSPSLSASSPAAPVEQLSPNSTVFSGYTTVPSTPSEYGAIEICTPQDEDNDSHGNDDLALDVTHSENCAVLVPKQCGSLSHLSNLEMHYLQYHMEQGSKLLANLESDENPLRSLIIPYALSSPLLMKALCAVSAMHLANRSCGNLSAQNAAANYYVRTMSGLRSALSKAPVEGFPTDSILAVALLCKYEIVRGSVKQWAVHLSALEKLVVSRGGFSTFDQDTAEFLWGLFMYAHNVARVTNRKQITNYIPGEEALSLRKLDIYIGYTEDIIRLCPRIADLPLLSHDPVALGLEIHTIDSSLRNWTHTSTPYIIPKGATDASLVRLRMVAECFRDAAYIYLHSTLERMSRGIVARNLPSLWSSFISRTKQVALRRCLDRIQSFPLDENCEYSALTFPLFIAGCESESPAARELVILSLSKLESNFGIGNTKRAKELLHILWNGEKMHWLDVLEQLKWDLILA from the exons ATGAATCAACTTGATACTGCAGCTAATGTCTCCGGAAGAAACCCCGTTCAGAGCACAACGAGAAAACGTGCCAGAAGAGAGGGCTCAAAATGGACTCGATCCGGCTGTTTGACTTGCAAGAAACGTCGCAAGCGGTGCGATGAAGCTAAACCTAG CTGTCGTAGTTGTGTTAGACTTGGGCTAACCTGCGAAGGCTATGGCTCAATGTGGGCAGAGCCACTCAAACCATCCGCAGAGATCTTTCAGCAAGTTCTGCCACCAAAGCGACGACGAGTTAGCCCGTCGCCTTCGCTATCTGCCAGCTCCCCCGCGGCACCAGTAGAACAGCTCTCGCCCAATTCAACCGTATTCTCAGGCTATACTACTGTTCCTTCGACTCCATCAGAATACGGCGCAATTGAGATATGCACCCCacaagatgaagataatGACTCTCATGGAAACGACGATTTAGCACTCGATGTTACCCACTCTGAGAACTGTGCTGTTCTTGTACCCAAACAATGTGGATCTCTCAGCCATCTATCGAATCTCGAAATGCACTATCTCCAGTACCATATGGAGCAGGGTTCCAAGCTGCTGGCTAACCTGGAAAGTGATGAAAACCCTCTACGATCGTTAATCATTCCTTATGCGTTATCATCACCACTCTTGATGAAGGCGCTATGTGCTGTGTCTGCAATGCACTTAGCAAATCGCTCTTGTGGTAATTTGAGTGCGCAGAACGCAGCAGCAAACTATTACGTGCGCACAATGAGTGGCCTCCGCTCAGCTCTTTCCAAGGCTCCTGTTGAAGGGTTCCCCACAGACTCAATTCTAGCAGTGGCGCTTCTTTGCAAGTACGAAATTGTTCGGGGCAGTGTAAAGCAATGGGCAGTGCACCTGAGCGCATTGGAGAAACTAGTAGTTTCTCGCGGCGGATTCTCCACGTTCGATCAAGACACAGCTGAGTTTCTATGGGGACT GTTCATGTATGCGCACAACGTGGCGAGAGTTACTAACCGTAAGCAAATCACGAACTACATCCCTGGCGAAGAAGCTCTAAGCCTCAGAAAACTCGACATATATATCGGATACACAGAAGACATCATCAGACTCTGCCCGCGAATTGCCGACCTACCCTTACTTAGTCACGACCCCGTTGCTCTAGGGTTGGAAATCCACACAAT AGACTCATCACTCCGAAATTGGACACACACCTCAACCCCATACATAATTCCAAAAGGAGCCACAGACGCAAGTCTTGTCCGCCTGCGCATGGTGGCTGAATGCTTCCGCGACGCAGCGTACATCTACCTCCATTCGACCCTAGAACGAATGAGTCGAGGTATCGTGGCCCGAAACCTACCGTCACTGTGGTCCTCATTCATCTCCCGGACAAAGCAAGTCGCCTTACGCCGTTGTCTGGACCGAATTCAGTCTTTCCCTCTGGATGAAAACTGCGAGTACTCAGCCCTTACGTTTCCGCTTTTCATAGCGGGCTGTGAGAGCGAGAGCCCTGCGGCAAGGGAGCTGGTTATTCTGTCGCTGAGCAAATTGGAAAGTAATTTTGGGATTGGCAATACGAAGCGGGCTAAGGAATTATTACATATCCTCTGGAATGGGGAGAAGATGCATTGGTTGGATGTATTGGAGCAATTGAAGTGGGACTTGATTCTTGCATGA
- a CDS encoding integral peroxisomal membrane protein, translating into MAALDDIPWIDSMAPSTSAQDHADSQPPTVAAFSPTTISGSSLASRQRSSIIVHRKSPLLVATPPPITRALAYSHPFILPLNKLVGLLTWTTDDAWQSFLLVSIFWTIVLYGDAIILWAGPPLVVVGLILGMYWRRYSPLSTRSISGEKPGHQRAPSESSLRHHDSLDEIVETMRAFTTRCNMLLEPFLELTDFLSTQRTATSATTRPALTTLFFRILFVTPIWIALTLPPLHLITTRRVILIIGTIILTYHSRPARVSRVILWRSLTVRRICSLITGLSFSLNVDKTPSTRTQSHGHAASVATRRRGESSGVRFTFILYENQRRWLGIGWTYSLFPSERAAWTDEHLNNVPSKDEFELPEVQSGNAKWRWVEGSEWRIDGADDASAKDGGGWIYYDNKWNDGRRGQDGWDRYTRRRKWCRDAELVEVSSTADLTSAEATSGLTQALEKEREKRRGSGTLDASTVDADSESLAGSTSKARRRRWFGNSKTVSDKTSSISSSSTLPASNNNSSVDLGRITSAPSSSRPGKIASRPISIPSSQKLSSSYSSGSGSLGREGSIHGSAAHSDKSARDKEIAHSQDRLDRWGSRAAGGIERAEREMGLGDEVNMGLS; encoded by the exons ATGGCAGCTCTCG ACGATATTCCGTGGATAGATTCCATGGCCCCATCAACTTCGGCGCAGGACCATGCTGATTCTCAGCCCCCGACGGTCGCTGCTTTCTCTCCTACTACCATCTCCGGCTCGTCGCTGGCATCCCGACAGCGCTCTAGCATTATCGTACATCGCAAATCTCCTCTCCTGGTCGCGACTCCTCCACCGATCACTCGGGCCTTAGCCTACTCCCACCCCTTTATCTTACCATTGAACAAGTTAGTGGGCTTATTGACATGGACCACCGACGATGCATGGCAAAGTTTCCTCCTGGTATCGATCTTCTGGACGATCGTCCTCTATGGTGATGCCATCATTCTGTGGGCCGGTCCGCCCCTCGTGGTGGTCGGTCTCATTCTAGGCATGTACTGGAGACGCTACTCCCCCTTATCGACCAGATCCATATCCGGAGAGAAACCAGGCCATCAGAGAGCTCCCTCGGAGAGCTCCCTACGCCATCATGACAGCCTCGATGAGATTGTTGAAACGATGAGAGCCTTCACGACTCGCTGTAACATGCTCCTGGAACCATTCCTGGAACTTACGGATTTCTTGTCCACCCAAAGGACGGCTACATCCGCGACCACCAGGCCAGCCCTGACCACACTCTTCTTCCGAATCCTCTTTGTAACACCTATCTGGATTGCCCTGACTTTGCCTCCGTTGCATCTCATCACCACGCGTCGTGTTATCTTGATCATCGGCACCATTATCCTCACCTACCACTCCCGACCAGCGAGGGTATCCCGCGTTATACTATGGAGGTCACTAACCGTCCGCCGGATTTGCTCGTTGATCACCGGTCTATCGTTCTCGTTGAACGTGGATAAGACGCCGTCGACTCGGACAcaaagccatggccatgCTGCTAGCGTTGCAACTCGTCGGCGGGGAGAATCATCCGGTGTGCGCTTTACCTTCATCTTATATGAGAATCAACGGCGCTGGCTCGGAATTGGCTGGACCTACTCGCTGTTCCCATCCGAACGTGCTGCATGGACTGATGAGCACCTCAACAATGTGCCATCAAAGGATGAATTTGAGCTACCCGAAGTACAAAGCGGGAATGCCAAATGGCGCTGGGTAGAAGGGAGTGAGTGGCGCATCGATGGTGCCGATGATGCGAGCGCCAAAGATGGCGGGGGCTGGATTTACTATGACAATAAG TGGAATGACGGCCGTCGAGGCCAAGATGGTTGGGATCGATACACTCGTCGAAGAAAGTGGTGCCGCGATGCTGAACTCGTTGAGGTCTCATCAACCGCCGATTTGACATCGGCGGAGGCAACGTCCGGCTTAACCCAggcgctggagaaggagagggagaagagaaggggatCCGGAACCCTTGACGCTTCAACAGTCGATGCTGATTCCGAGAGTCTCGCCGGGTCCACCTCCAAAGCACGGAGACGACGCTGGTTTGGGAATTCGAAGACTGTAAGCGACAAAACCagcagcatctcctcctcctccacactACCAGCCTCCAACAATAACTCGTCCGTAGATCTCGGAAGAATAACCTCTGCCCCTAGTTCCAGCCGCCCCGGCAAAATCGCCTCCAGGCCGATTAGCATTCCATCCTCACAGAAGCTGTCGTCCAGCTACTCCAGTGGCAGCGGCAGTTTAGGTCGAGAAGGAAGCATCCATGGCAGTGCAGCCCATAGCGATAAGAGTGCACGAGACAAAGAGATTGCACACTCGCAAGACCGCTTGGATCGCTGGGGTTCACGCGCTGCAGGAGGCATTGAGAGGGCAGAACGGGAGATGGGGTTAGGTGACGAAGTGAATATGGGATTAAGTTAG
- a CDS encoding uncharacterized protein (putative protein required for cell viability Rrp17) — protein sequence MGPQAKRRKTSKVEEITFDHSARHEFLTGFRKRKQQRIKHAQEIAEQKAREMKREERKRIREEREAEFKNALVEHQKQLKRLRQEEDGASSGSDSGSDDEDNEEWEGFEEPPAVDYEAEYIDEDKYTTVTVEEMDASKEGLLRSQEHSSDEEQEDEKKKATSEADSKPKPVEKTKKASDKPKKKKKKFRYESKAERQLTRKKERLSNSRKAKARKER from the exons ATGGGACCACAAGCAAAACGGCGAAAGACGAGCAAAGTCGAAGAAATCACCTTCGATCATTCTGCCCGTCATGAATTCCTTACAGGTTTTCGCAAGCGAAAGCAACAACGAATTAAACATGCGCAGGAAATTGCAGAGCAGAAAGCTCGAGAgatgaaaagagaagaacggAAACGA ATTCGGGAAGAACGAGAAGCAGAATTCAAAAATGCTCTCGTGGAGCATCAAAAACAATTGAAGAGGCTTaggcaagaagaggatgggGCAAGCTCAGGCTCAGATTCGGGaagtgacgatgaagataatGAGGAGTGGGAGGGGTTCGAAGAGCCACCTGCAGTGGACTACGAAGCGGAATACATTGACGAAGACAAGTATACTACGGTAACAGTAGAAGAGATGGATGCTTCCAAGGAAGGCTTGCTACGATCACAGGAGCATAGTTCGGACGAAGAGCAGGAAgatgaaaagaagaaagcgacATCCGAGGCGGATTCTAAGCCCAAGCCGGTagaaaagaccaagaagGCGTCGGACaaacccaaaaagaagaagaagaagttccGGTACGAGAGCAAGGCGGAACGCCAGCTCACTCGCAAGAAAGAGCGCCTTTCAAACAGCAGGAAAGCAAAGGCACGGAAAGAACGGTAG